The following coding sequences are from one Diospyros lotus cultivar Yz01 chromosome 7, ASM1463336v1, whole genome shotgun sequence window:
- the LOC127805603 gene encoding uncharacterized mitochondrial protein AtMg00860-like yields MSFGLTNTLAAFTDLMNRVFQPYLDKVVIVFIDNILVYSSNKNEHEEHLRIVLETLRQYQLYAKFSKCKFWLSQVAFLGHIILAEGITVDSAKIKVVQGWKQPTNLAKVRSFLGLPSYYRRFMERFSNIVVCLTRLMQKGVRYKWTVECEKSF; encoded by the coding sequence ATGTCGTTTGGGCTTACCAACACACTAGCGGCATTTACGGATCTCATGAATAGGGTATTTCAGCCCTATCTGGATAAAGTCGTAATTGTGTTCATTGATAACATACTGGTATACTCCTCGAATAAGAATGAGCATGAGGAACATTTGAGGATAGTATTGGAAACTCTTAGGCAGTACCAGTTGTATGCTAAGTTTTCCAAGTGCAAGTTCTGGCTATCTCAAGTAGCATTTTTGGGACACATAATATTAGCTGAGGGAATCACAGTGGATTCGGCCAAGATTAAGGTTGTTCAAGGGTGGAAGCAGCCAACTAATTTAGCTAAGGTGAGAAGTTTTCTAGGGTTGCCAAGCTATTACAGAAGATTCATGGAGAGATTTTCAAATATAGTCGTATGCCTGACAAGGCTTATGCAGAAAGGAGTCAGATACAAATGGACTGTCGAATGTGAGAAAAGCTTTTAA